In Schizosaccharomyces osmophilus chromosome 1, complete sequence, the genomic window CGCTTTGGGTGCCACTGCTGCTAGTGCCATGCTTGGTGCTTGCTGTGGTGGATAATTTCGAAGCCATACGAGACGAAAAATGCCAATTCAGATGATGCTTACATTTGACTGCGCTGGGATGCAAACTACCGAAAAGATGTCTCgagatgatgatgattcAAGACATCTGTAATAACGTGTGTTTGATGCGATTACGTTTATTTTATATCTTTTTGCTACTGGAACCCTTTCGattttatgattttttcattcctgTTTGTTACATTCttgtctttattttttccccataattaattaaaaaatatcgCTAGTTCAGTCTTTTAATACTAATACACAATGAGCAACGCTTCCAATCGGAAGTTTGAGATTGAATGGTAGTCGAAGGAGGGTAAAGAGGTTGAgtgaattttttaaatattggTATGTAGGAAGTTGTCTTTAGAAAGGCTCAATGGACAGAGGTTGGTTGAGAATAGTAGTAATAATCATTGACAACGGGAAGCTAAAAGTCATTTATTTAACGTCGAAAGATCATCTGTAATGATTTTCTCTTAGTCCAAATTTAATCACTTTCTATTATCATTACCGCTTAAAAGATTACAAAAATTATGATTACCTGGTTTGGTGtcatttggattttggaatggtgtcttctttttcgatTTAGATGAACCTGACCAGTGCCACCTATTCAAAAACAGAACAAGCGAAAGAGACTTTGCAAGTCTGATTAAATTGGctagtttttttttaaaaaaaaaaccaagtTTAATTGTTTGAAAATAGAATAATCGTCAAAAATGCGAGGTTTCGCCGCTTTTGCACCAAAAACGTGGATCCAGTGGATAGCCCTTTTGGCTATCCTTTTCCAGGTCGCTACTGCCTCCGTAGACCTGACAGATGAAAATTATAATGAGGCTGTGAATGGAAAATGGTTTATCAAGTTTTATTCACCAACTTGTCCTGCCTGCAAACGCATCGCTCCCATGTGGGAAGGTATGGCAAAGAAGTCGGAAGAGAAGGCCAATCAAGCCAATATCTCAATTGGCGAAGTGAATTGTAAAAAATATAGCAATCTTTGTCGCGACTTGGAAATTAAGGCTTTTCCCACTCTTCGATTCTTTGTAAACGGTGAgaacaaacaagaaatacCGTACAGCGGTTTAATCACCGAGGCTTCTCTTTTAGACTTTGTTGATGATCGTATTGTCGACGccgaaaaggaaattgagGCCGAAAATACAGAGACACCGAAGGAAGCTTCTGATGCCGTTGCCCCTTCCGCACCTACCCAGACATTTTCTACAAGTTCTTTATCACTGGTAACTGCTTCTGGTACCTCAACAAAATCTATTACCGATTTTACTGATTTGCAAATGGCACAATTTTCCGCCAAAACTTCTTCCGGTAGCCCTGCTTCTGCCTCTTTGACCCCATCTTCCTCTGCTATTAAATCAGGTACTGGTACATCAAAAGACGACCATTCATTGGCCTCCGCTTCCTCTGTTATTACTACTGTTCCTGCTACAAACAGTGCTGACAAAGCAACCGCTACTTCGCTATCTGCATCTTTACAGTCATCTACCTCTACAACACCTGAAGCTACCTATGCTATTCAAACTGCTCCAAATGTTCTTCCCGAAGGAGGAGATTCCTCGGGACCCTCGAATAAAGATTCTGAAAAAACCGACCAGCCGGTTCTCAATCCTGCTGGACGCTCCAAACCCCTAGTTACCCAAGAAGACATCGAGGGTGCCTTAACAAGTGATGTTGGCTGGTTCGTTCGCTTTTATTCTTCTGATTGCACAAATTGTGCAGATGTTACTACAGCTTGGGATTCAATGGCTGGAAGAATGAAGAATAAGCTCAATGTTGGCCATATCGACTGCAGCAAGCAAAAACCCAGCTGTAGCAAATATAAGGTTCAGCAttatccttctttcttttttttcaaggaaaatgaatacGTGGAATATTTTGGTCTCCCTAAAGTCGGTGATCTTACTAGTTTCGCTGAAGAAGCCGCCAACTTCGAGATCCGTGAAGtcgaattttttgataCCACGGAATCTGAGAAACATGGAGATGTCTTCTTCCTATATTTTTATGATGATAAGAGTGCTGATAGCCTTGCTACAATTCGTAAAACTGCTATTCAACTGCTTGGCCATGCCCGTCTTTACCTTACAAAGTCTCAACAACTTGTAAAGAAATACAATGTCAATAACTTTCCAAAGCTAATTGTCGTGAAAGATGCCACTCCTAGTTATTATCCTACTAGTGTAGCATCTGATATTATCGATTACAGAAGAATTTTGAATTGGATGAAGAACAATTGGCTTCCAGTCCTTCCAGAACTCCAAACATTTAATTCTGATGAAATTGCTAATACTGATACTGtcgttttattttccttgaatCCCGATTCACCTGATTTTTATGAAACTAAAGCCACCGCTCGAAACATTGCCTCTGAATGGTTAAACGAGGAGTCTCGTGAATATCAGATGGCttggaaggaagaaactgataaaaagaatgctCATATGAACAAAGCtgaggaaaagaatgatgCCGAAGCGTTAGAGGCCGCCCGGAATATGAATGTCAAGCATAAACCCGCCCCTAAACGATTTGCCTGGGTAAACGGCAATTATTGGGCAAAATGGCTTACTAACTTTAATCTCGATATCAAAAACTCGGGCCCAAGGGTAGTTTTATACGACGCTGGTAAGAATCTTTATTGGGACACAACTGCCAAGGGTGAACCCATCACTGTTAATAAAGACGTCGTTACCAATTTTCTTAAGGATGTGGAAGCTAATCCCAACTCTTTGAAGCCTAAAAAGCCTAAAATGCTAAAGGAAAATGCTGGTCTAGAATACTTAGCTTCCTACGGATTGGATACACGTGCTTTATACTTAATTTGTGGTGTCGTTTTTCTCGGTATTGTTGTTTCATTATTTGGTGCTAGAAGGATTAGAAGTCTTGAGCGCCGACACCGTTCTTCTCCCATTTTGCCCATCGCAACAAAGAACACGGGTAATACTGGGAAATTTGATTAATATGTTATTCATGGCATGCTTATAATCGAAATTTGGTGATTATTATGAATTTCTATATATTGTTGCATTATGATTATTATTCTATCGTTTTTTATAGGTAACTCGCTTTTAAGTTAGCAATTTTAccattattattatttactctttgtttccttgGTATGTAATAAATTTACAAACTTACCACTTAAATCAATGAACTCGTTACCTTAACAATATGtataagtaaaaaaaaaaagaacctATTCACGAACCAAAAATTCCCATTTATATAACTAAATATTCAATTAAGCATCATTTCACCCTTAAATCCCTTTTTTTAGGTCTTTAAAACCTTAAACATTAGAAAATGCACGCTTCTTTCCATCAATTCCGAGCAAAGGATTATCAACTTCCTCAAGAGATGTTTTATGATTCAAATCCCACTCATTTTTTAAGTATGTTAAGCCGGCAAGATTGTAACCCACTAGCGATCGCTCTTCCACTAAAGAACCTCTAAGACTATTGCGAATATTATTTAGTAGAGGTCGCATTTTAATCGTAGACGTCAATTGACGATGATATGTCTTcaataagaaaaatataattcGAGATACTAAGGGTATAGACCACTTCTTGCTAGCCCATATATCAACAAAGCGAAAAAGGGACAAGACTTGGTCAAAGGGAAGTACCAACAGAGCGTCATCGAGATGACTTATACgaacttttttaaaggtATTTAAAACATATTCTTCCGCTGAAACATTCAAGTGAGCTAAAATTGGGTTACGCGGGATTCTAGATTTGTTCGGATTGCTAAGTTTCTCAATTCGATATTGAATTTCCTCGTCCAAATCTTTAGCGCCAATAACTAATGCATCGAGTATTTTTTCACCGTCTTTAAGACTTTCAACAGTCTGTTTATTCACTGTAGCAACATTGTTTTCTGCTGCGTCTTCGTTTCTCTCCTCAGCACTGAAACTGGAAACCAAAGTTGACTCGTACTGTTCCTCAAGTTCGCgctctctttcttcttctaaaaataCTAGATCATCCGATTGTGCCCATACACGGATGGAGTGATCATGCGAACCGGTAAAAACCGTTGTTGGAGCAACAGCTAATGACCAAACTTCAGAATGATGACCGCgcaatttcaaaatcaaatcGAAGGTGTCACCATCCCAGTATCTAAGCTCCTTATCCTTAGAGCatgtaaaaaaatttctggAGCCAGGTTGAAATGCAACCTTCATAACAGAATCCTGGTGAGCGAAAATTGATTTATGGCAGTCACCAAAGTCTAATCCCCATAATTTGACGTTCTTGTCGGCACTACAAGTAGCTAATAATTTAGAGTCGTGCGAAATGTCCATTGAAAGAACAGGTAGTTTGTGTCCATACATatttaagaaaaatttcaaagtatCCAAGTAATACACCTTGACTGTATTATCGAGTAAAGATGCAGTGATAAGGCGACCATCTGGAGATATTGTGGTCGCAAGAACATCATCCGCAAAGTCAATTTGACGGGTTTGCTCAATCCTCAAAGCGAAAACTTTGACGGAAGTACCGGGAGCATAATCGAAAGAAGGTTTCAAAGACCATAACTTCAAAGTCTTATCTGCAGAAGCTGTAGCAAAATATGATCCATTGTGTCCAATAGCCAAATCCCAGATAGGGCCATTATGGGCTTGAATACGTTCCAATAGAGAAGAGCTAGCAACGTCAAATAACTCAATTTCCCCCGCCTTATTaacagaaagaatttgCTTATCTGCATTTACAAATGCAGCGGCTAAAACGTAGCCACAATCAAAAGTACGAATACAAGAACCTGTTTTATGATTCCAGATCTTTAGTGAACCATTAGCGCCACTTAAAACCATTTCATAGTTAGAGGAAAGGGCTAAAGTTCTAACGTCAGCACGATGGCCTGGCAATTCAATGGAATTGGTGCGTGTAGTTCGTTCCGTAAGGGGAGTAGTAGCCTCTGCCTTGGTATCCACATTATAGACCTCAATGGAATTATTCTGAAGAACAACGACGAATACAGGGTTACGGCGATGAGGAATCCAGGCAAATGAGGAAACGCGGGAAGGAGCACGAATAACTGCAAAAGGTTCGAATTCATCCTTCAAAGTCAATTCTACTTCCTCGGTCTTTTTGCGTCTACGGCGGCGACtcataattttttccatttcagaAGGAGTCCTTATGCGGATAATCTCTATCAAACGATCATGGGCCTGGAAAACTACAAATCGACCAGAATCATAAAAGTCCAAGGAAAGTGGACGATCACGACTTTGGCGAGGAACACCTCCtaataatttcaaaactttGGTTGTAGGGGTTATGTTTCCATCAGTGGGGAAAGAGATTTCCCAGACTTTGACATCCGCATCGCTGCTAGCAGTTAAACAGCGCTTTCTGTCGGGAGATACAGACATTGCCCAAATTTCACCCTGATGATTGACATGTGTCTCGACACAATGCTGAATTGAAAGATCCCAAAGCTTTAAAAATGAGTCTTTACCAGACGACAACAAGTATTGGTCTGCGTTCGTGGCATCAATTTCCATGTTTGTTGAGGCATCATCTTCAACACCGTCCGTGGTTCCCTGTTCATTAACGGCTGTTAAATCACTAGGGGTTAAAAAGATGAGCTTCGTAACTTGATCTTTATGTCCACGAAGTCTATACAAGCCAGTTTCGTTCACAACATCCCACAAAATTATATCTGTATCTTTGCTGCCACTAGCTAATCGAGTACCTGTTTGATCGAAAGTCATAGTAGAAACAGCACTTTTGTGGCCGTTCAAAgtcaaaagcaattccCCTTCTTTCCAAAGACGAATAGACCCATCCTCGTAGCCAGCGGCATATACATCGCCATGATTTGTGAGACAGGAAACATTAAATGAACAATCCGTGTCCTTCCATTTAGACGACAATTGACCGGTCTTGAGATCCCATTCTAGAATGCTTTCGAGACCTCCAACAATCGCTTTGCCTACGGATTTCGCCGATTCAGATGGTTGCGTTACGATATTACACCCGGATGAAGCGACGACCCCAAAGAATCCTGAGGGCTCGTAACGGGTATAACTTTTCACCATGGCGTTTTCCTCGTCCTAATGGCGTTCCAAGGTTGTTGGTAGAAGCAAAATTAAGGCTGTCTGTCCTTCCTTTTTCGCATATAACGAGTAGCAATGCTAATCGTTCGAATGGATACCACAACTAGTTTATTCTCTGCTATGTTCTATTACGCGATACTTATTTTACGTTTAATGTACATAAGGTACAGTACTCTTTTTCGTGCTATGACATTTTACGCATTTAAGGCATCTCGCTTTCCAATAGTTTTGCCTACACATTAgtataaaaatatttagTAAGAAAAGGTAACTTGGGTTGCATTATTTTTGCCGTGTTATTCCCatgtgaaaaagaaaaagaattaaacTTCTTTGAAgtctgtttgtttttggacGTTTTCCTCTAATAAGCCTGAAAGACCAAGTTTTCCTTGGTTGGGTCGCAGAAAGATTTTAGAATCGCTCTACCAGAAGTCGAACACTATtcagttttctttgattcaaaggctttcaaagaaaaaaatccatcTCTATCAAATCACCGGTACGGACATTATTGGCAATGCCTCCTACACCAAGATCTGGAAATCAAAGATACGTTCCTTACGACACAAGAGCAGCTCGATCACCCAGGGAGGCCGCTGCAATTGCTGCAGCTCGTCGTCAACGAAGAGGCTCTAATGAAACCTCGTATCTTGCTGATGAAGCAACTAATGAAGGCTCCAGTGAACGTGCAGAATCCAGTAGAGTCACGGACAGAGATGTCGACGACGAGTTTGATGGCCAAGGAGAACAGCAGACGCCAGAAGTCCCAGGAGTTCCTCGATCAGTTCGAAGCTTGGCatataatgaaaatttacGATCACCTGAAAGAAGCATAAATGAATGGTCAACAGACCTGGAAGGCCTGGACGATATCGATAGCGTTGAGGATATCTCTCTGCGAGAGGCATCTCAGCGTCCTGATCTTTTTGGTAACTTCCCATCCGGTTTCGATGATGTTATTGATTTAACAGAAGCCGAACAGAAGCGAAGTCAAccaaagcaaagaaaaaggaaacaaaagccCACCGATGAACCCGCACCTCAAGCGGATTCTGTAAGCAACTCTCAAAGACTAGCGGATTACAAATGTGTAATTTGCCTAGATAATCCTGAAAATTTGTCTGCTACACCTTGTGGTcatattttttgtaatttctgTATATTAAGCGCATTAGGAACTTCATCTGCAACTCAAAAATGCCCTGTCTGTCGAAGGAAAGTGCATCCGAAGAACGTGATTTGTTTAGAAATGATGCTAGGtagcaaacaaaataataaGAATTAACTGGTGTACttaaaaatttattaagTTCTGATTATCATTATTATTCATGTCTATTTTTCGTGACTTAACTATTAGCCCTTCCAGTCAGAGTCCCAAAGGAAATATCTACATTGAAACGGCTGTGTATCATCATTAGAAACCGCGTTAGAATTTTCAACAACTTCTCCAATCGGTCGAGCACACATCCAAAAATTTCGACCATAATTTATGCCCGGCTTTTTCACGCTTAATAACTTACAGGGTTCTTTATGTCCATCACATAATGGCggcatttttttttggaatctGCTCTTCCATGCCGTTACAGTTTCCGTATTAGAAGAATTAGATACTGTAAACTTTGACCCAGTTTCATCTACTTCAATCAATGGAGGTTTTTCAGTTTCCAGTTCATTTTGTTCCATTGGCTGAggcttcttcaaaaaaaaagatgataATTTTGGCTGCTGCTCTGTTCGTCGACGCTTCTCAGCTGGACCGTTTTCAGGTACAGACAATGGCGTACTGTTGCTAGTGGATGGTGAGCAAGACGGTGTTTTGGATGATTCATCTAAAGTAATGTCTGATTCTGATTTTGACTTCTTggtcttttcaaattgttGAAACATGGTATGTATGTTTTTTGACGGTCGATATGCTGAGTGATGACATGCTGCTAAAGAGGGAGGATCTTTTGCATGAGTGAGTAAATCATATAATGGTGTACTGTCTAGTGAATCTCTTAAATCCATGTAAACAGGGCAATGATCAGATCCCATGACATTTGCCATAATATCTGCGTCTTGCACCCACGGTAAAAGGTCTGGAGTTGCTAGCGTATAGTCAATTCTCGTACCTAAAATTGTTAGATGATTATTACTAAATTTTATCATTACCATAGTTTGTGGGCCTCATATTAAGCCTGGTGTTCCAGCAAGTGAACATGCCCTTTCTTGTAGGATGCCGTACCCGTCCAATATCGAGCAAAAGCCCAGATCTGTGCGGCTTTAATAACTCCCTAAGCCATTTTCTTGAATCATGTACGCTTGGAATGAATGACTCTTTTAAGATATCTTTTTGGTCTGCCGTGTCGATAGAATCGCAAAGAATATTCACATCCCCAACTAAGACAACCTTCCGTTTTCCTTCCTTTATAAAAGCTGATATTCTATCCTTTAAGCATTTGTAGAAGGCTGTCCGATATTCCCACCTATGATCCCCAGAATTGACAGGGCAATAAACGCCAATTAGAATGAAAATACCCAAATCTAGTAGAATACatcttccttcatcatcaacCCATTTTGCAGTTTTTCGGTCTACATCTTTGGGGTAATATCCAATCTGTTCATGCGGAGGAGCTTCAATATAAGAATATCGTTGATTCCGAACTGGTAAAATTCCAGTGATTCCTTCTTCTGCCTTTACGGGTGTGCAtagacttttttttacataaATACCGACTCCACTGTAACCTTTTCTTGTAGTAGGAAATGTGAAATAACCTTCATATCCCTCAATAAGAGCAAATTCTTGGGGGAAATTATCCTTTTGCATCTTTAATTCCTGAAAGCATATAATATCCGCTTTaaactcttcaaaaacttctttgtaggaattttttttgttccaCGGATGATAGTTAAATGGGTTTTGTATACCATTCACATTCCAACTAAGGATTCGCATAATTGCTGTTTCAATGGTCTATTCTTGGAGAGGTGTTTGTTGATTGAGTAAAGACGTCAAGAATGTGTCTTCGTTGAAATATGTGGGAAAAAAAGCTCTTTTTTAACTCTTTAATTGAATAGATCTAAAGTATGTAGGtataatatatttttgCTCTGTAGGAATATTCAAAGACTTATTTAGAAAGCGAAACTCAACATGAGAAGTTGCAATCGTAATGGTCTAACCAactttaataaataataaataaaaccaaTTAAGAAAGATATGCAATAAATTAATGAATGACTGCTAAAAAATGGGAGTCTGCAAAATTAACGAAGGTAAGGTTaactttcaaaactttATGAAGAGATGTGAATATATATAGTCCATAAATGTGAAgataaaatcaaaaagcaaagtataCGGtttaaagcttttttaCATGGCATTTGTTAATGAAACGATGATGGGCACAAAAGTTGGTGAAAAAGGAACAACAAGAAGGACGTAGAATACATCAAGGAAACACAACATAGCTGCCTCTTTACGAAGAGTTATTAGGAGATCCGTGCAGCTCGGGTTCTGATTCATTTACGTCGGAATCTGAACTGCCTTCATCAATAGGATTTCCTGTTGCATCAGTTAAGTGAATAGTATCTATGTAATTGGGTTCAACAGAATCTTCAACAGGGTTTTCTGTTGCCTCCATATCCGCATCCTCTCTATCAGAGAGAATATTTTCTTGTGCCAATTCCTCAGCAACATCTTCTTGCTCTAATTCATCTTTatcgttttcttccattccaGAAGACGTTTCCTGCACAAGTTTGTCCTGTGGATCCAACCTGCTTTTCTTCGTAGATTTATCTTCATCCACGTGAGGAATTTTtagcttcttttctttcaacgCAGCTTCGTATGCTATTTTTGTCAGTTGCGTATGCATAAAGAGAATCATACCTTGAAGATGAGCATCTAGTTGATTGGTGAAATCGGGATATTCTATTTCCTGTAGAGCACTCAAAACATCTTGGGGCATAACAACTTTCCGATTTTTTGTAGAAGAAATTTCTCCAGCACTAATCAATTGAACGGGTCAGTCTACGTGTCAAGTTGGAAATTGTCTGGAAGAAACACGAATCTGTACTTTCTCTTCGTGTTAAGTTTGTAAAGTGACTTAAAGTACGTACGCAGATGTTAAATAACTAACAAAAAGAGTCGCTGAATTCGTAATGGCCTTGACCGCTTCCTTTTGTGCTGTACTTTTCTGGGGTAAAACCTGTTTAATTAAACGCATAACAATAGAACGAGGAAGAGCCAAGTCATCTAATTCAGTATGTTCTCCGGTATTCATTGGATCCATTTTGTAAGTACTGTATTCGTTTTACGCCGGTAGTTCAGAAACGTGAAAGATAAGTCAACTAGGGCGTGTAAGTAATGTTTACAGGTAAAAAAGCTTTGCCAAATGAGAATATAGTATACCTTCATACACTTTCCtgtttataattttttattttattcatttaGTACATATAttgttgtttattattcataaaaaaatggaGAAAGTTCTATCCTGAAAAGCATAAAATCGAGACACACGATTCAAAGGTTGCTTATTCAATGTgaataaatccaaaataATTAAAGACAAATTATTGAGTAGAAAATCTCTTAAGTATGCGTTGTTGGTATTTATTCCAACAGCGTAAGAGCAATGATTGAAATAGAGAATGGGGGACACACGTCCTAAAAAAGATTCAGAATCGTTTGGTTCGATACAATTGGCCCCATCcatcaaaaacttttcatttctaACGGTCCTTGAAGCCTACGGCAAGTAGACATTACTCACAAGCAATGAAGGAAATGAGAGCGTCTGTCTCCTTTGCAACTCATGAAGCTTATGAAAATCCAGCAAACTTCATGAAATGAATGCAATGAAATAATTCATGATGGACTCAAGGAATCAGttgctcttcttcgtcAAGTGAGTGCTAAACCAGGTTcgcttctttaaaaaaaggaaagcagTCAATGAATTCATCAATACTTTAATAATTCACAAGTTTATGAACAACTATTGTTGTTTAATTCAGACATAGTACCCCCTTTGCTTTCGAAGTTGCTTCCCAGAgacttcttcttcactttACCACCTTCAATAGTCTTTTACTAAAGGAAGAAGTAACGAAAGTGTAGCGAATTGACTACCTTTACCGTTcaagtaaaagaataagctaataattttttgttattttcgGCTTTCACGCATACCTACTATTTGAATGAATCAGGCAGGTCAAATTATTCCCTTTACAACATCTGGCTCCCTGGTGGATTATGTTGACCGTAAGCTTTcccttccttcttcaacttctaatttttgtttctataGGTAAAGTAATAGTGGTTTTACGAGATGGTAAAAAGTTAATTGGCATTCTCCGGTCCTTTGACCAATTTGGTACGTTTTAACTTTGTTTTCCCTGTTtggaaaaatataaaggtCAACTCCCTAACTTTTACAGCCAACCTTATGCTCCAGTATACGattgaaagaatttatGTGGATGACATGTTTGGTGATATTGATCGAGGTGTTTTCATTGTGCGAGGTGAAAATGTTGTATTACTAGGAGAATTGGTAAGGATTTAGACAGGTTTGCGAGACTTGAAGGATCGTGGTTTGTCAATTGTGCTAACCATTTTAGGACTTGGACAAAGAAtatgaaatggaaaagggATTGCGCCGTGTTCCAGCGGAACATCTATTTCCTTTGTCAAAGGGACGTTCTGATGAAAAGCGGAAAACTTTACGggaaaaaaccaaaaaactGAACACCGTCGGTTTCAGCGTCGATTTTGGTCATGATGATTTGTACTAGAATTTACAAACGTGTGCcttaattttattttgctCTCTATAATATTACATTTCTTTGGTCTTTTCAGTCTATCACTTCATCGATAATTTCTTACATCTCTaaagaatggaaatttGTGAGTTTGTGAATGATACATAGATTGAACcaataaatgaattttcaATGTTTGTTTCCGATTcatatattatttttttcattattaaaGACGTGGCATATAAAgtacttttgaaagaattagCAGAATTTGTCTGATGATGATCCAGTGCTACTAGACCTTTTTAACTCAGGCGTCTCTATCTCATCTTGCATAGAAAGGGAAACAGGTGGTCGGTCCACTGCAAGATCAATATCTGAAGCCGGCCAAATCCAGTGTAAGAGCATCATAACCAAATAATCTAACGTTATTAATATACAAAATAGTTTACCAGCCCATTGACCACAACCATAGTAAAGTTTTAACCGATTGATAAGACGCAAGTTAGGCTCTGCGCAGATACTTTCATAAACTTTTTCGGTTCTTTCTGCGACGTCAATCCATGaatacattttttttacctCATCATGAAATTTCACGGTTTTTATCTTATTGTTGAGGTAATCAGAAATTGCATTTGACAATGTTCGTACTAAATCGTCTTCTTCAGGTCTGGCAAATCGAGTCATATGAGAAGGCAAAACTTCAGGAACACCTCCAACCTTGGTAGAAATAACGTACAAACCACAACTCGCCGCTTCCACCAAGACAGTTCCGAACGCTTCAGTTAAACTTGGGTGTAAGTAAATATGTCCGCGCACCATAACATCTCGGACTTGGTCATGCCGTACTGAACCTAGCATTTCCACTCTATCTTGTAGCATATATTTTTCACGCATTTGTTCTAGATCAATTGCCTTTGGCCCATCTCCTGCAATTACAAATCGAACCTTGTGGAATTCCGCACAGATTCTAGGAATGACGGCAATTAGTAGATCAATTCCCTTGTTATAATACAATCTTGAAATTACGACGATGGTCACTGTGTGCACAAGGTTAGACAGAAcgtgaaaaaataaagaaagaaagtaagaaatataaatacATACAATAATCCTCAGACGCTTTTGAAGGATCTGGCTTGAAGTTTTCAGGTACCAGTGCATTTGGAATAACCGAAACTTTTTGGGGATTTAGGACAGCACGAAGGACGGTGTTTTCTCGACTAAATTTTCATggttaataaaaaagcaaaatttcATATCGTACCATGTGTGAGAAACACAAATTACATGATCAATATCACTCATCGTAAACTTGAGGAGCTTATTAGTGATTATGCTTCCTGCATCAGCAAAACCAAATAGGGAATGATCAGTAAAACAGGTCTTTAATCCCATAGTACGACCATGAAGAATGGCATCGTGGCATAAGAACGACA contains:
- the pdi3 gene encoding ER associated protein disulfide isomerase Pdi3 codes for the protein MRGFAAFAPKTWIQWIALLAILFQVATASVDLTDENYNEAVNGKWFIKFYSPTCPACKRIAPMWEGMAKKSEEKANQANISIGEVNCKKYSNLCRDLEIKAFPTLRFFVNGENKQEIPYSGLITEASLLDFVDDRIVDAEKEIEAENTETPKEASDAVAPSAPTQTFSTSSLSLVTASGTSTKSITDFTDLQMAQFSAKTSSGSPASASLTPSSSAIKSGTGTSKDDHSLASASSVITTVPATNSADKATATSLSASLQSSTSTTPEATYAIQTAPNVLPEGGDSSGPSNKDSEKTDQPVLNPAGRSKPLVTQEDIEGALTSDVGWFVRFYSSDCTNCADVTTAWDSMAGRMKNKLNVGHIDCSKQKPSCSKYKVQHYPSFFFFKENEYVEYFGLPKVGDLTSFAEEAANFEIREVEFFDTTESEKHGDVFFLYFYDDKSADSLATIRKTAIQLLGHARLYLTKSQQLVKKYNVNNFPKLIVVKDATPSYYPTSVASDIIDYRRILNWMKNNWLPVLPELQTFNSDEIANTDTVVLFSLNPDSPDFYETKATARNIASEWLNEESREYQMAWKEETDKKNAHMNKAEEKNDAEALEAARNMNVKHKPAPKRFAWVNGNYWAKWLTNFNLDIKNSGPRVVLYDAGKNLYWDTTAKGEPITVNKDVVTNFLKDVEANPNSLKPKKPKMLKENAGLEYLASYGLDTRALYLICGVVFLGIVVSLFGARRIRSLERRHRSSPILPIATKNTGNTGKFD
- the dip2 gene encoding U3 snoRNA associated protein Dip2, with the protein product MVKSYTRYEPSGFFGVVASSGCNIVTQPSESAKSVGKAIVGGLESILEWDLKTGQLSSKWKDTDCSFNVSCLTNHGDVYAAGYEDGSIRLWKEGELLLTLNGHKSAVSTMTFDQTGTRLASGSKDTDIILWDVVNETGLYRLRGHKDQVTKLIFLTPSDLTAVNEQGTTDGVEDDASTNMEIDATNADQYLLSSGKDSFLKLWDLSIQHCVETHVNHQGEIWAMSVSPDRKRCLTASSDADVKVWEISFPTDGNITPTTKVLKLLGGVPRQSRDRPLSLDFYDSGRFVVFQAHDRLIEIIRIRTPSEMEKIMSRRRRRKKTEEVELTLKDEFEPFAVIRAPSRVSSFAWIPHRRNPVFVVVLQNNSIEVYNVDTKAEATTPLTERTTRTNSIELPGHRADVRTLALSSNYEMVLSGANGSLKIWNHKTGSCIRTFDCGYVLAAAFVNADKQILSVNKAGEIELFDVASSSLLERIQAHNGPIWDLAIGHNGSYFATASADKTLKLWSLKPSFDYAPGTSVKVFALRIEQTRQIDFADDVLATTISPDGRLITASLLDNTVKVYYLDTLKFFLNMYGHKLPVLSMDISHDSKLLATCSADKNVKLWGLDFGDCHKSIFAHQDSVMKVAFQPGSRNFFTCSKDKELRYWDGDTFDLILKLRGHHSEVWSLAVAPTTVFTGSHDHSIRVWAQSDDLVFLEEERERELEEQYESTLVSSFSAEERNEDAAENNVATVNKQTVESLKDGEKILDALVIGAKDLDEEIQYRIEKLSNPNKSRIPRNPILAHLNVSAEEYVLNTFKKVRISHLDDALLVLPFDQVLSLFRFVDIWASKKWSIPLVSRIIFFLLKTYHRQLTSTIKMRPLLNNIRNSLRGSLVEERSLVGYNLAGLTYLKNEWDLNHKTSLEEVDNPLLGIDGKKRAFSNV
- the slx8 gene encoding SUMO-targeted ubiquitin-protein ligase E3 Slx8, whose product is MPPTPRSGNQRYVPYDTRAARSPREAAAIAAARRQRRGSNETSYLADEATNEGSSERAESSRVTDRDVDDEFDGQGEQQTPEVPGVPRSVRSLAYNENLRSPERSINEWSTDLEGLDDIDSVEDISLREASQRPDLFGNFPSGFDDVIDLTEAEQKRSQPKQRKRKQKPTDEPAPQADSVSNSQRLADYKCVICLDNPENLSATPCGHIFCNFCILSALGTSSATQKCPVCRRKVHPKNVICLEMMLGSKQNNKN
- the apn2 gene encoding AP-endonuclease Apn2, producing MRILSWNVNGIQNPFNYHPWNKKNSYKEVFEEFKADIICFQELKMQKDNFPQEFALIEGYEGYFTFPTTRKGYSGVGIYVKKSLCTPVKAEEGITGILPVRNQRYSYIEAPPHEQIGYYPKDVDRKTAKWVDDEGRCILLDLGIFILIGVYCPVNSGDHRWEYRTAFYKCLKDRISAFIKEGKRKVVLVGDVNILCDSIDTADQKDILKESFIPSVHDSRKWLRELLKPHRSGLLLDIGRVRHPTRKGMFTCWNTRLNMRPTNYGTRIDYTLATPDLLPWVQDADIMANVMGSDHCPVYMDLRDSLDSTPLYDLLTHAKDPPSLAACHHSAYRPSKNIHTMFQQFEKTKKSKSESDITLDESSKTPSCSPSTSNSTPLSVPENGPAEKRRRTEQQPKLSSFFLKKPQPMEQNELETEKPPLIEVDETGSKFTVSNSSNTETVTAWKSRFQKKMPPLCDGHKEPCKLLSVKKPGINYGRNFWMCARPIGEVVENSNAVSNDDTQPFQCRYFLWDSDWKG